A stretch of the Acidobacteriota bacterium genome encodes the following:
- a CDS encoding serine hydrolase: MARHPGAFRQRFSSADRKRAGRAVVEPLLKQFNVPGVSIAISKDFTVAATYPHGVADVESGAPVTTGTMLQAASSSSIRPVTTPGSTAGTWRSRRRAWNRRGCGTRTR; this comes from the coding sequence ATGGCGCGACACCCTGGAGCGTTTCGTCAGCGGTTCTCGTCTGCCGACCGGAAGCGTGCGGGTCGAGCGGTCGTCGAGCCCCTGTTGAAGCAGTTCAACGTGCCTGGCGTCAGCATCGCGATCAGCAAGGACTTCACTGTCGCCGCGACGTACCCCCACGGCGTCGCCGACGTCGAAAGCGGCGCGCCGGTGACAACCGGGACGATGTTGCAGGCAGCGTCGAGCAGCAGTATCAGGCCAGTAACGACTCCCGGCAGTACTGCAGGCACTTGGCGATCTCGGCGACGCGCGTGGAACCGTCGGGGATGCGGTACTCGAACTCGATGA
- a CDS encoding ABC transporter permease, which produces MRLHHPLLELTLTRFREFLREPEAVFWVFAFPVLLSCALGLAFREQGTPAVLVGVLRDAQGSDAPIVRTLEAAPTMRVRAVDRAEADVALRNGAIHLLVVPGSPLTYEFDPSRPESRVGRYAVDEVLQTAAGRTSAAATTERLVTVPGSRYIDWVVPGLLGMNIMGTGMWSVAFSVVTARMRKLLKRLVATPMRRRDYLLSQIAARLMFLVLEVSVLLGFATLVFGVPVNGSWLLLSAFCLLGAMVFSGLGLLTASRAQTIEGVSGLMNLVMVPMWVFSGVFFASENFPDAMQPFIAALPLTALNQALRGVMIDGSGLTALWGQIAILAIWGVVSFVAALRLFRWR; this is translated from the coding sequence ATGCGCCTGCACCATCCGCTGCTCGAACTCACGCTCACGCGCTTCCGGGAGTTCCTGCGCGAACCCGAGGCCGTGTTCTGGGTGTTCGCGTTCCCGGTGCTGCTCTCGTGCGCGCTGGGACTGGCGTTCCGCGAGCAGGGCACGCCCGCCGTACTCGTGGGCGTGCTGCGCGATGCGCAGGGAAGCGACGCGCCCATCGTGCGCACGCTCGAGGCCGCGCCGACCATGCGCGTTCGGGCGGTCGATCGCGCGGAGGCCGACGTCGCGCTGCGCAACGGCGCGATCCATCTGCTCGTCGTGCCGGGATCGCCGCTCACGTACGAGTTCGATCCCAGTCGTCCCGAGAGTCGCGTGGGTCGCTACGCCGTCGACGAGGTGTTGCAGACGGCGGCGGGCCGGACGTCCGCGGCGGCAACCACCGAGCGCCTCGTGACGGTGCCGGGTTCGCGCTACATCGACTGGGTCGTGCCAGGGTTGCTGGGCATGAACATCATGGGCACCGGCATGTGGAGCGTGGCGTTCTCGGTGGTCACGGCGAGGATGCGCAAGCTGTTGAAGCGCCTCGTGGCCACGCCCATGCGTCGCCGCGACTATCTACTGTCGCAGATCGCCGCGCGGCTCATGTTCCTCGTGCTCGAGGTGAGCGTGCTCCTCGGGTTCGCGACGCTTGTCTTCGGCGTGCCCGTCAACGGGTCGTGGCTGCTGCTGTCCGCCTTCTGTCTGCTGGGCGCGATGGTGTTCTCGGGGCTCGGGCTTCTCACCGCGAGCCGCGCGCAGACGATCGAGGGCGTGTCCGGGCTGATGAACCTCGTGATGGTGCCCATGTGGGTGTTCTCGGGCGTGTTCTTCGCGTCGGAGAACTTCCCGGACGCGATGCAGCCGTTCATCGCGGCGCTGCCGCTCACGGCCCTGAACCAGGCGTTGCGGGGCGTGATGATCGACGGCAGCGGGCTGACGGCACTGTGGGGGCAGATAGCGATCCTGGCCATCTGGGGCGTCGTGAGTTTCGTGGCGGCGCTCCGGCTGTTCCGCTGGCGGTAG
- a CDS encoding ABC transporter ATP-binding protein, protein MPATQNPVTRPADASAPSPDRLALRCRGLVKRYGEVVAVDGLDLEVRAGECFGLLGPNGAGKTTTIEILEGLNTADAGDVEVLGLRWAADAARLQQRLGIQLQETQLNDKLTTTELLRLFRSFYHQGPTVEDLLASVGLEAKRDAWYSKLSGGQKQRLALACALAGDPDLLFLDEPTTGLDPQSRRQLWDLLATYKARGRTVLITTHYMDEAQVLCDRVAIVDRGRVIALGTPADLIASLGAEHVVEFALDQGRVLPDVAVLTALPGVRRASVADGRGTLIVSHLHEALPSLLATVADPDAFTLLTTHSATLEDVFVALTGRHLRE, encoded by the coding sequence ATGCCGGCGACGCAGAATCCGGTGACTCGGCCCGCTGATGCATCGGCCCCGTCGCCGGATCGCCTTGCGTTGCGTTGCCGTGGTCTCGTGAAGCGCTACGGCGAGGTGGTCGCCGTCGACGGCCTGGATCTCGAGGTGCGTGCCGGCGAGTGCTTCGGGCTGCTCGGTCCGAACGGGGCAGGCAAGACGACCACCATCGAGATCCTCGAAGGCCTCAACACCGCCGATGCAGGCGACGTCGAGGTGCTGGGACTCCGGTGGGCGGCCGATGCCGCGCGTCTGCAGCAACGACTCGGCATCCAGTTGCAGGAAACACAGCTCAACGACAAGCTCACCACCACGGAGTTGCTGCGGTTGTTCCGGTCGTTTTACCACCAGGGGCCAACGGTGGAGGACCTGCTCGCGAGCGTGGGACTCGAAGCGAAGCGCGACGCCTGGTACAGCAAGCTGTCGGGCGGGCAGAAGCAGCGCCTGGCCCTGGCGTGTGCGCTCGCGGGCGATCCCGATCTGCTGTTTCTCGACGAACCGACGACGGGACTCGATCCGCAGTCGCGTCGTCAACTGTGGGATCTGCTGGCGACATACAAGGCGCGGGGGCGCACGGTGCTGATCACCACGCACTACATGGACGAGGCGCAGGTGCTCTGCGATCGCGTGGCCATCGTCGATCGGGGACGCGTGATCGCTCTTGGCACGCCTGCCGACCTGATCGCGTCGCTCGGCGCGGAACACGTGGTGGAGTTCGCCCTTGACCAAGGGCGCGTCTTGCCCGACGTGGCGGTGCTCACCGCGCTGCCCGGTGTGCGCCGAGCGTCTGTTGCCGACGGACGCGGCACGCTCATCGTGTCGCACCTGCACGAAGCGCTGCCCTCGTTGCTGGCGACAGTGGCGGATCCTGACGCGTTCACGCTGCTCACCACGCACAGCGCCACGCTCGAAGACGTGTTCGTTGCGCTGACGGGGCGTCACCTGCGCGAGTAG
- a CDS encoding adenylosuccinate synthase, whose translation MNIAVLGAQWGDEGKGKIVDLLTPNFSYVTRYQGGHNAGHTVYVNGRKFILRLLPSGILHSGVSCVIGNGLVVDPQALFAEIDEISAAGIDVTGRLFVSSKAHLILPYHKELDVLSEAKRGERKIGTTSRGIGPAYEDKIGRRGIRVGDLSDRASRQMLEDAVRHNVEARNQIIPGAHMDWRDVIAELDRVWMRLAPFVTDTSLLLDRAIASGQRVMFEGAQGTLLDIDHGTYPYVTSSNATTGGICTGLGIGPKHITGVMGVAKAYTTRVGEGPFPSELLDEMGQRLRDGGSEYGSVTGRPRRCGWFDAVALRYAVRVNGLDALAITKMDVLDGFETLRICTAYTADGETVEHFPSDIGQLARCTPVYTDVPGWTAPTAGVKRFEELPAEARAYIATLEEICGVPVGLISTGSDRLDTILREDTVAGRWFTLPA comes from the coding sequence ATGAACATCGCCGTGTTGGGCGCCCAGTGGGGCGACGAGGGCAAGGGCAAGATCGTCGACCTGCTCACGCCGAACTTCTCCTACGTCACGCGGTACCAGGGTGGGCACAACGCCGGGCACACCGTGTACGTCAACGGGCGCAAGTTCATCCTGCGTCTGCTGCCGTCGGGCATCCTGCATTCCGGCGTGTCGTGCGTCATCGGCAACGGACTCGTCGTGGATCCGCAGGCGTTGTTTGCCGAGATCGACGAGATTTCGGCGGCGGGTATCGACGTCACGGGCCGGCTGTTCGTGAGCAGCAAGGCGCACCTGATCCTGCCGTATCACAAGGAACTCGACGTCCTCTCCGAGGCCAAGCGCGGCGAGCGGAAGATCGGCACCACGTCGCGCGGCATCGGGCCGGCGTACGAGGACAAGATCGGACGTCGCGGCATTCGTGTGGGCGACCTGTCGGATCGCGCGTCGCGGCAGATGCTCGAGGACGCCGTGCGTCACAACGTGGAGGCGCGCAACCAGATCATCCCCGGCGCGCACATGGACTGGCGCGACGTGATCGCCGAGCTCGATCGCGTGTGGATGCGCCTGGCGCCGTTCGTCACCGACACGTCGCTCCTGCTCGATCGCGCGATCGCGTCGGGCCAGCGCGTGATGTTCGAAGGCGCGCAGGGTACGCTGCTCGACATCGATCACGGGACGTATCCGTACGTCACCTCGTCGAACGCGACCACCGGCGGTATCTGCACCGGGCTGGGCATCGGGCCCAAGCACATCACCGGCGTGATGGGCGTGGCCAAGGCGTACACGACGCGTGTGGGCGAGGGGCCGTTCCCGAGCGAACTGCTCGACGAGATGGGCCAGCGGCTGCGCGATGGCGGCAGCGAGTACGGATCGGTCACCGGTCGGCCGCGGCGCTGCGGCTGGTTCGACGCCGTCGCGCTGCGGTATGCCGTGCGCGTGAACGGCCTCGACGCTCTGGCTATCACGAAGATGGACGTGCTCGACGGCTTCGAGACGCTCAGGATCTGCACGGCCTACACCGCGGATGGCGAGACGGTGGAGCACTTCCCGTCAGACATCGGGCAGCTTGCACGTTGTACCCCCGTGTACACCGACGTACCCGGTTGGACTGCCCCGACGGCGGGCGTGAAGCGCTTCGAGGAACTGCCGGCCGAAGCGCGCGCGTACATCGCCACGCTCGAAGAAATCTGCGGCGTGCCCGTCGGGCTCATCTCGACGGGCTCCGATCGTCTCGACACCATCCTCCGCGAGGACACCGTCGCCGGGCGGTGGTTCACCCTGCCTGCGTGA